In the genome of Botrytis cinerea B05.10 chromosome 13, complete sequence, one region contains:
- the Bcufd4 gene encoding Bcufd4, translated as MAKGTSHIERPQESTSFNDNGPEISRPLSTATSVSSSSSFTPRITRSSARQAANSSESSAGSSASATAATAAVAPSGRSSAPSRKRKATVREPSPALDPEPTKATPSKRSKRQKVSETEVPTPAPASAASSRRKNAKAPAVMSSHRKVKIHSEHGQVSNNIYSDSAGPSNEPSNAAASSSRRKSNRNNKKDASSSTPSSSKKSKKSATAAKDTDTTMNDEDDKPPPHPLDDDDASDDNDDDDIPRDYDGGDDDDDDPFGGFGGPGGPPHGLSSTLRALSGMMSGVSSRLRDILTQLKQKDDPSIQLIALQELSEILLVSTEDNLSGHFSPDAFVKELVVLMQPADFGFGEANPEIMLLACRCIANLMEALPASTANVVYGGAVPVLCQSILELTFIDIAEQALSTLEKISIEYPASIVREGGLTGCLTNLDFHNTNTQRTAVTTAANCCRNIPEDSFNVVKDVMPNLLSVFNSNDQKVVEQGSLCVTRIVESFRYHPSKLEELVSPDLLRVILRLLLPGSTNLIGANIHTQFLRVLAFTAKASPKLSAELFKMNVVETLYQILTGVSPPSATEDVASKIDSVVIMQALIHRPREQVIETLNVICELLPGIPRSGNSMFDDDIDTELPSRATNASSGSRKKSANEIRIELLEGCREEVKRFAIILFPTLTDAFSSTVNLHVRQKVLNAQLRMLSNLDKDILMEALRSVPYASFLAAILSQQDHPSLVISALQATELLLVCLEDIYRYQFYREGVIAEITKLATIEETKTENKHPSAETIESKPATAQADADRKISEKAGQNGEARNEDHNSSDEDNEDNENNEDDMDNEIGHNDDLQDDVTASPVSSRGSTMSLDGLHRHASSDPKTMVYIIAARAQKFLDIHENEKNSKAMKNKATQILTSLQSLASDIRNFYLHQGPGNGVELFTTLASYFDGDVLQSVTSAELLNSEIVQVLLEVFNNPDEQLANDARSAFLEVFMGQTLTKKSITGADVPATPFGLLIHKLQDLLSRSEHFEVVTVHSNSFEGNRSSAASMLAKQIRLKLVADEDSEIPRSYRNIMVSIHAIATFKALDDYLRPRISLSDRPRPPRARDGLSGALAALAAAGLPNPYAGIPNAQARLAAAAAAANPTASTPRTSRRAKSKSGPAPTPASADQSTSNTPVDKPARRSARRSGAQTDPPPPPPPPPMQEEDALANALECADERQMSEDEELEDSSALDAIVGDMEEEMEEDSPVDPTAVNLEVAAGGKVTARKEDGTRVATPSQSWPSTSRSSSALQAAAAQEALSTPTTSSRPMSYAAAIQAVPSDWHIEFSMDGKVIANDTTIYRAVHTMANTVEDQSSRSVWSAIHPIKFKRVPGPPPPEPSSLSRASEASTETTASGIPASLDKHPATSSILRLLNILHALNANLDDVLADNKDALKLNAEPLSQFVNTKLTAKLNRQLEEPLVVASNCLPTWSEDLARLYPFLFPFETRHLFLQSTSFGYARSMTRWQNAQSADESRRDRHRDERPFLGRLQRQKVRISRSKILESALKVMELYGASQSILEVEYFEEVGTGLGPTLEFYSSVSKEFSKKKLKLWRENDNDTDEYAFGVRGLFPAPMSEEQSLNENGKRILHLFKMLGKFVSRSMIDSRIIDVSFNPTFFRIGDELTPVTPSLGTVKTVDPQLAKSLKMIKKFSIAKKAIAEDSTLTATQKVLATEALKIDGAKIEDLSLDFTLPGYAIDLLPNGSSISVTIDNVDLYLEKVIDMTLGSGVQKQIDAFREGFTQVFPYSALRAFTPDELVMLFGRVEEDWSLETLTDSIKADHGFHMDSKSVKNLLQTMSELSLPDRRDFLQFTTGSPKLPIGGFKSLTPMFTVVCKPSEPPYSSDDYLPSVMTCVNYLKLPDYTDLDVMRRRMSTAIREGQGAFHLS; from the exons ATGGCAAAGGGTACGAGTCATATTGAAAGGCCACAAGAGTCGACATCATTTAACGATAACGGTCCAGAAATATCAAGACCACTCTCCACTGCGACTTCcgtctcttcatcttcttcatttacTCCCAG AATTACACGATCATCCGCGCGGCAAGCTGCCAACTCTTCAGAATCATCGGCCGgctcttctgcttctgcgaCTGCAGCAACTGCAGCAGTAGCTCCATCAGGTCGCTCTTCAGCCCCATCACGAAAGCGTAAAGCTACTGTGCGGGAACCAAGTCCCGCTCTGGATCCTGAACCCACAAAGGCAACTCCATCCAAGCGTTCAAAGCGTCAGAAGGTCTCAGAAACCGAAGTTCCCACACCTGCTCCTGCTTCAGCCGCATCTTCTCGTCGAAAGAACGCAAAAGCTCCTGCGGTTATGTCTAGTCACAGGAAAGTCAAGATCCATTCGGAGCATGGTCAAGTGTCTAACAATATATACAGTGATTCTGCCGGTCCTTCCAATGAGCCATCAAACGCGGCTGCGAGTTCCTCCAGGCGCAAGTCTAACAGAAATAATAAGAAAG ACGCCTCAAGCAGCACACCGAGCTCCAGtaagaagtcgaagaaatCCGCCACTGCTGCTAAGGATACAGACACGACAATGaacgatgaggatgataaACCTCCCCCACATCCACTCGATGACGACGATGCCAGCGATGACAACGATGACGACGATATCCCTCGAGACTACGATGGCggtgatgatgacgatgacgatcCATTCGGCGGCTTTGGTGGACCCGGTGGACCACCCCATGGGTTATCGAGCACTCTGCGAGCTTTGAGTGGAATGATGTCTGGAGTCTCTTCTCGATTGCGCGACATTTTGACACAATTGAAGCAAAAAGATGACCCTTCCATTCAATTGATAGCTTTACAAGAACTTTCTGAGATACTACTTGTTTCTACCGAAGACAATCTTTCCGGTCACTTTTCTCCGGATGCCTTTGTCAAAGAACTGGTGGTTTTGATGCAACCTGCAGACTTCGGGTTTGGGGAGGCAAATCCTGAGATTATGCTCCTTGCCTGTCGATGCATTGCCAATTTGATGGAAGCCTTACCTGCAAGCACTGCTAACGTCGTCTACGGTGGCGCTGTTCCAGTTCTCTGCCAGAGTATTCTAGAATTAACATTCATCGATATAGCTGAACAGGCTTTGAGT ACCTTAGAAAAAATATCCATTGAATATCCAGCATCAATCGTCCGCGAGGGAGGATTGACAGGTTGTCTAACAAATCTTGACTTCCataacacaaacacacaaagAACTGCTGTCACTACTGCTGCAAATTGCTGCAGAAACATTCCCGAGGATTCATTCAACGTAGTCAAGGATGTTATGCCCAATTTACTAAGCGTCTTCAACTCCAATGATCAGAAAGTCGTTGAGCAGGGCTCACTTTGTGTAACTCGAATCGTGGAGAGCTTCAGGTATCACCCAAGCAAGCTCGAGGAACTCGTCAGCCCCGATTTACTACGCGTCATTCTTCGTCTTTTACTCCCTGGATCTACCAATCTTATTGGTGCTAATATCCATACACAATTTCTTCGCGTTCTTGCTTTCACAGCAAAGGCGAGTCCTAAACTGTCCGCCGAACTTTTTAAAATGAACGTTGTTGAaacattatatcaaattttgacTGGTGTTTCGCCACCCAGCGCCACAGAAGACGTAGCATCAAAGATTGACAGCGTCGTGATTATGCAAGCCTTGATCCACAGACCTCGAGAACAGGTTATCGAGACTTTGAACGTTATATGTGAGCTTTTACCCGGAATTCCACGAAGTGGCAATTCAATGTTTGACGACGATATTGACACCGAACTTCCATCGAGAGCAACAAATGCATCATCTGGTTCAAGAAAAAAGTCCGCGAACGAGATTCGTATTGAACTTTTAGAGGGTTGTAGAGAAGAGGTTAAGAGATTTGCAATTATTCTCTTCCCAACCTTAACGGATGCCTTTTCTAGCACCGTCAATCTCCACGTTCGCCAAAAGGTTCTCAACGCTCAGCTCAGAATGCTTTCAAATCTTGACAAGGATATTTTGATGGAGGCTTTAAGATCAGTTCCATATGCATCCTTCTTGGCTGCAATTCTCTCACAGCAAGATCACCCTAGCTTAGTGATCTCAGCACTTCAAGCTACGGAGCTTCTTCTCGTTTGTCTTGAAGACATATATCGTTACCAATTTTACAGGGAAGGAGTGATTGCTGAAATTACTAAACTAGCAACTATTGAAGAGACTAAGACAGAAAACAAACACCCGTCTGCGGAAACTATTGAGTCTAAGCCTGCTACTGCGCAAGCTGATGCAGATCGCAAGATCTCTGAAAAGGCTGGTCAAAATGGAGAGGCGCGTAACGAAGATCACAACTCGTCAGATGAAGACAACGAAGACAATGAGAATAACGAGGACGACATGGACAATGAAATCGGACATAATGACGATTTACAAGATGATGTAACAGCTTCTCCAGTCAGCTCTCGTGGCTCTACAATGTCATTGGATGGGCTTCACCGACATGCATCATCAGATCCAAAGACTATGGTATATATCATTGCCGCCCGTGCCCAAAAGTTCCTTGATATTCATGAGAACGAAAAGAATAGCAAGGCCATGAAGAATAAGGCAACCCAAATTTTGACGAGTTTACAATCTCTCGCTTCAGACATCAGGAATTTCTATTTACATCAAGGCCCCGGGAATGGAGTTGAGCTTTTCACAACACTTGCATCATATTTTGATGGCGATGTTTTACAAAGTGTTACAAGTGCCGAGTTATTAAATTCTGAAATAGTCCAAGTCCTATTAGAAGTTTTCAATAATCCTGACGAACAGCTGGCCAACGATGCTAGATCTGCGTTCCTCGAAGTCTTCATGGGCCAAACTCTCACTAAGAAGTCAATTACTGGGGCGGATGTGCCTGCGACTCCATTTGGTCTTCTTATCCACAAATTACAAGATTTGTTGAGTCGCTCAGAGCATTTTGAAGTTGTTACTGTTCACTCAAATAGCTTTGAAGGAAATAGGAGTAGTGCTGCATCAATGCTTGCTAAGCAAATTCGTCTTAAGCTAGTAGCTGACGAGGATTCCGAGATTCCAAGATCTTACAGAAACATCATGGTTTCTATTCATGCGATCGCTACTTTCAAGGCTTTGGATGATTACCTTCGTCCCAGAATCAGCTTGTCTGATCGTCCTCGGCCACCTAGAGCCAGAGACGGCCTTTCTGGTGCATTAGCTGCTCTTGCTGCAGCTGGCTTACCCAATCCATATGCCGGCATTCCCAATGCCCAGGCACGTCTCGCTGCGGCTGCAGCCGCAGCGAATCCAACTGCATCTACTCCCCGCACGTCTCGTAGAGCAAAGTCGAAGTCTGGTCCCGCCCCAACCCCTGCATCGGCCGACCAATCAACCTCAAATACACCCGTAGATAAACCTGCTCGGCGTTCGGCTCGGCGCTCGGGAGCTCAAACTgatccacctcctccacctcctccgcCACCCATGCAAGAAGAGGATGCACTTGCTAACGCCCTCGAGTGTGCTGATGAGAGACAGATGAGTGAAGACGAGGAGTTAGAAGATAGTTCTGCATTGGATGCCATTGTCGGTGacatggaagaagaaatggaagaggatTCACCTGTTGATCCTACAGCTGTAAACCTTGAAGTCGCTGCAGGTGGTAAGGTCACAGCCCGCAAGGAAGATGGCACAAGAGTCGCGACCCCATCTCAATCTTGGCCAAGCACTTCCCGCAGCAGCTCGGCACTTCAGGCAGCTGCTGCCCAAGAAGCCTTGTCCACACCAACCACATCGTCCAGACCTATGTCTTATGCAGCTGCAATCCAAGCTGTTCCGTCAGATTGGCACATTGAATTCAGTATGGATGGCAAAGTGATTGCTAATGATACTACTATATACCGCGCTGTTCATACCATGGCCAACACGGTGGAAGATCAATCAAGTCGAAGTGTTTGGTCCGCGATTCATCCCATTAAATTCAAGCGTGTTCCAGGGCCACCTCCTCCAGAACCTAGCTCTCTCTCCAGAGCATCAGAGGCCAGTACAGAGACTACAGCATCTGGAATTCCCGCGTCGCTAGATAAGCATCCTGCAACATCCTCAATTCTTCGATTACTTAACATCTTACACGCTCTTAATGCCAACCTAGATGATGTTTTGGCTGATAACAAGGATGCCTTGAAACTAAATGCTGAGCCTTTGTCACAGTTTGTGAACACTAAGCTCACTGCAAAGTTGAACAGACAACTTGAAGAACCTCTTGTGGTTGCCAGCAACTGTCTTCCAACTTGGAGCGAGGATCTTGCCCGGCTTTACCCGTTCTTGTTTCCTTTTGAGACGCGTCATCTATTCTTGCAATCAACATCTTTCGGCTATGCTCGTTCAATGACTAGATGGCAGAACGCCCAATCTGCTGACGAATCACGTCGGGATCGTCATCGCGATGAACGTCCTTTCCTAGGTAGGCTTCAGCGCCAGAAAGTTCGGATATCTAGATCAAAGATTTTGGAGTCGGCCTTGAAAGTTATGGAGCTTTATGGTGCATCCCAGAGTATCCTAGAGGTTGAGTACTTTGAAGAGGTTGGAACTGGTCTCGGGCCAACACTCGAGTTTTATTCATCGGTTTCAAAAGAGTTCTCCAAGAAGAAGCTCAAGCTATGGCGCGAGAATGATAACGATACCGATGAGTATGCATTTGGTGTCCGAGGCCTTTTCCCAGCACCTATGAGCGAAGAACAATCATTGAAcgagaatggaaagaggaTTTTACACCTATTCAAGATGCTCGGAAAGTTTGTTTCTAGATCCATGATTGACTCTCGCATTATCGATGTTTCTTTCAATCCCACATTTTTCCGCATTGGCGACGAATTAACCCCTGTAACACCTTCTCTTGGTACGGTCAAAACTGTCGACCCTCAATTGGCCAAATCCCTCAAGATGATAAAGAAGTTCTCTATTGCAAAGAAAGCCATCGCCGAGGACTCGACTTTGACAGCTACGCAGAAAGTCCTTGCTACAGaagctttgaaaattgatggaGCTAAGATTGAAGATCTCAGTCTAGACTTCACACTTCCTGGATATGCCATTGATCTTCTTCCCAATGGCTCTTCAATCTCCGTCACCATTGATAACGTTGATCTCTACCTTGAGAAAGTTATTGACATGACTTTGGGTAGTGGTGTTCAGAAACAAATCGATGCATTCCGTGAAGGCTTCACTCAAGTCTTCCCATATTCTGCTTTGAGGGCCTTTACTCCGGATGAGTTGGTTATGTTGTTTGGCAGAGTTGAAGAGGATTGGTCTCTTGAAA CTTTGACCGATTCTATCAAAGCAGATCACGGCTTCCATATGGACAGCAAGAGTGTGAAGAACCTGCTCCAGACAATGAGTGAGCTCAGTCTGCCAGATCGTCGGGACTTCCTCCAATTCACAACTGGAAGCCCAAAGCTCCCCATTGGTG GATTCAAGAGTCTTACACCAATGTTCACTGTGGTTTGTAAACCTAGTGAACCACCCTACTCCTCCGATGACTACTTACCAAGTGTCATGACATGTGTCAATTATCTCAAATTGCCCGATTATACCGATTTAGACGTCATGCGACGACGTATGAGTACTGCCATTAGGGAAGGACAGGGAGCTTTCCATCTGTCATAA